The genomic window AGAAGATACTATGTCCAATATTCTAGGTACTATAAACATCGTTCGTGCGAGCAAACGCTTAGGTGTAAGCAGAATAGTATATTTCCAAACATCTTTGTGCTACGGCTTAAGCCCCATTGAACAGCCTATTACGCTTGGTCATCCTTTTTATTCAGGCAAAAGTGAAGGTGCTGGCAGCAGCTATGCAATTTCAAAAACCGGTGGTGAGCAATACATTGAATTATCGGGATTAGACTTCCAATCATTCCGATTAGCCAATGCTTACGGGCCGAGAAACCTGAGTGGACCTTTGCCAACTTTCTTTCACAGATTGACTGAAGGTAAAAAGTGTTTTGTCATGGATACCAGAAGAGATTTCATCTTTGTTAAAGATCTAGTTGAGGTAGTATTGAAATCCCTATCTGGTCAAGGCACTAAAGGTTATTATCATATTTCAACAGGTAGCGATTATTCTATCAAAGAGTTGTTTGATGCAACATTAAAAGCTTTAAGTATTAAGCTCGACGAAGATGTAGAAGTAAGGCCTCGGGGAGTTGATGATGTATTTACCATTTTAATTGATCCAAGTAAGACCGAGCAAGATTTTAATTGGAAAGCAATGACCAAGTTGGAGGATGGAATTCAACAAGCTATCGATTGGTACAAGGTAAATGGCATCACCCAAACCTTCACTCATCTGAAGCAAATGGATGACAAAAAATAATTATGAGTATCAAAGGTTCTAAAATAGTTGTAGTAGGTGGGGCTGGATTTGTAGGAGCAAATCTGGTGCGACATTTGGTTGATGCCGGAGCATCGCAGGTAATTGCGATTGACAATTTGTTGTCTGCTGAAAAGGAGAATGTAATCCAAGTACCCCAAGTAGAGCTTCGCATTGGATCTATATCTGAAGATTCAGTTCTAAGTACATTGGAAGATGACATAGATTATATTTTCCATCTGTCCACTTTTCATGGTAATCAATCATCTATTGCGAATCCGCTGGTAGATCATGAGAACAACACACTCACTACACTTAAACTTTTAGAGCATGTAAAAAATTTCAAAAAACTCAAAAAGCTGGTGTACTCTTCAGCAGGTTGTTCTGTAGCACAAAAAACGTTTGACACAGCTAGCGCCACTCAAGAAGTAGAAATGACGAATATAAAGCATGATAGTCCATATTCTATTTCAAAAATTGTAGGCGAATTTTATTGTGTATATTATTATCATCAGCATCAAGTACCCACTGTTCGGGCAAGATTTCAAAATGTGTATGGACCGGGCGAAGTACTCGGTGCCGGGAGATGGAGGGGAACTCCTGCTACTGTCTGGAGGAATGTAACTCCTACATTTGTTTTTAAAGCACTGAAGGGCATTCCGATCAGTCTTGAAAATGGAGGAATAGCTTCCAGAGATTTTATTTATGTCGATGATATTTGCCGCGGTTTGATAGCATGTGCCCTTAGAGGTGATGCAGGCGAAACATACAATATTGCCTCAGGAGTAGAAACCACAATCAAAGATCTTGCAGAAAAAATTTTGAAACTAACGGGAAGCCATTCGGCTTTTGAACAGTTGCCAAAAAGAAGTTGGGATAATAGTGGAAAGAGATTTGGAAGTACTTCAAAATCAGAAGAGAAACTGGGATTTAAAGCAGAAGTAGACTTAGATTCCGGACTGACTCAAACAATAGAATGGACAAAATTAAATTTGCCTTTTATTGAGAAGAATATGATCAAGCATAAATGCCATTTTAACGGAGAAATATTTTAGTAAATTTCGACCACAGGTTTTACAATTCGATCTAACGACATCGTTAAGACAAATAAGTTTGTTGAAGTCAAAGTAGAATACTGGAATTAATTTATTATTTTATAAGTGCAGATTCTTGTAACTCGGTTTTTGCAGACTTTTGCTTGCTTAATCGATCTTTAACTTTAAAATTTGATTTTAGACTGTTTAGTGAAACCATTCTTATTGATTTTGAATTCTACCTAGAATTCTTAACCAATAATTATTTAAATCTTCATCCGTAATATTCGGCCTGGGAGATTCATTTAACATTTTATAATTACCATTGCCTTGAGATAATAACTTAAAATGAAATCCATAATCGTTTTTATTGTCATATGAGAATTTAAAATTGCCATATCTCAAATCATTAAATTGAATGGTGTCATTCTGAAGGGGGATAATATTATAATAATTGTCCGAAAACCAACTCAATGTTTGTAGGTTTTTTTCGCCGGGTTGAATTGGCCATTGAAATTGATTTTTCACTGTAACTTTTAAAGGTATTAAAGTATCTTGCTGATCAAAAAGTGAATAATATCCATAATAATACAGATCGTTACTTTTAGCAATGCAATACCAAAGCGCATTGTTCAATATCATCGGAGATGTGAGGTATTTTTCGACCGGAATCTTTTGAGCTGATAAGCTTTTTTCAAATAATCTATCTACAGCATTTTTATTTATAAATGTTAGACATAAATATAGACTACTCCAAACTAAACCTGCCCAGTTTAAAATTTTTCTTTTTTGAGAATTTCGATCCAGCAGTGAACAAGCAATAACTGTTCCTAAAAATGGCAGTGTATAAATAGGGTCAACTATTGAGATATTGGAAAGAGTAAATCTATGATGGCTGAATGGCCAAAAAAGTTGAGTCCCGAATGTTGTAAAATTGTCTAACAATGGATGAGTCACCATTGACAATAAAA from Saprospiraceae bacterium includes these protein-coding regions:
- a CDS encoding NAD-dependent epimerase/dehydratase family protein, with the protein product MKVLITGGAGFVGSHIADALLAQGHHVLVIDNYQTGRRDNNKPHPNLKVVEGTIADIELVNKCFDEFGPDKVVHAAASYKDPDAWEEDTMSNILGTINIVRASKRLGVSRIVYFQTSLCYGLSPIEQPITLGHPFYSGKSEGAGSSYAISKTGGEQYIELSGLDFQSFRLANAYGPRNLSGPLPTFFHRLTEGKKCFVMDTRRDFIFVKDLVEVVLKSLSGQGTKGYYHISTGSDYSIKELFDATLKALSIKLDEDVEVRPRGVDDVFTILIDPSKTEQDFNWKAMTKLEDGIQQAIDWYKVNGITQTFTHLKQMDDKK
- a CDS encoding NAD-dependent epimerase/dehydratase family protein, whose translation is MSIKGSKIVVVGGAGFVGANLVRHLVDAGASQVIAIDNLLSAEKENVIQVPQVELRIGSISEDSVLSTLEDDIDYIFHLSTFHGNQSSIANPLVDHENNTLTTLKLLEHVKNFKKLKKLVYSSAGCSVAQKTFDTASATQEVEMTNIKHDSPYSISKIVGEFYCVYYYHQHQVPTVRARFQNVYGPGEVLGAGRWRGTPATVWRNVTPTFVFKALKGIPISLENGGIASRDFIYVDDICRGLIACALRGDAGETYNIASGVETTIKDLAEKILKLTGSHSAFEQLPKRSWDNSGKRFGSTSKSEEKLGFKAEVDLDSGLTQTIEWTKLNLPFIEKNMIKHKCHFNGEIF
- a CDS encoding metal-dependent hydrolase, with the protein product MDSLTQIVLGAACGELAAGKKIGNRALLWGAIGGTIPDLDVLSNFFMEPMDALAFHRGPTHSLLFNILVPLQLAWLVSQLYRTSMIHQKWYKITAISLGSIFVLAISGFFNFILHFLLKEYSWPIIAIVIIGLIFWLTRLGKQFLNETDNDIPRMNYLSWYVLFLLSMVTHPLLDNFTTFGTQLFWPFSHHRFTLSNISIVDPIYTLPFLGTVIACSLLDRNSQKRKILNWAGLVWSSLYLCLTFINKNAVDRLFEKSLSAQKIPVEKYLTSPMILNNALWYCIAKSNDLYYYGYYSLFDQQDTLIPLKVTVKNQFQWPIQPGEKNLQTLSWFSDNYYNIIPLQNDTIQFNDLRYGNFKFSYDNKNDYGFHFKLLSQGNGNYKMLNESPRPNITDEDLNNYWLRILGRIQNQ